The Pseudorasbora parva isolate DD20220531a chromosome 21, ASM2467924v1, whole genome shotgun sequence sequence GCCGTCTCCGTTTACAGTGGTGCTCGACAAACGGTCGTTAACCAGCCAAATTAGAAAAGCAAACTCCCGAAAGGCTTATGCACAATCCAGAAAATAATAAATCCACAATGAGGAACATCTTCTGGGGGCTTCGAAGCATCCTGCAACTGCCTGGCGTGGACAGAGATAAGCTAAGACAATGAGGCTGGATGGAGCAGGACAGATAGGACTGCAGCCAGTGGAGGATGAGGGCTGCTCTCTGCTGCCATGGTCTTGAGCCTTTCTGGAGCCACAAAACACTCTGCATTTTGAttagtttttttgtaattacatttatgcattaactaagaaCTGAGTGTCATAATTGTAGgcttacacctgtatttaggtACTTATTGATGTAAGATAGCAAATCACaaatgccatttaaaaaaatgtttttattaaaagtgtgctttataaaattcattattcaaattaaataaacataactataaatGCATAATATCACTGATAATATTgcaaagggaaaaaaatgtattcactcCCCCTGTGAAAGGTGTAATTTCTGCACcgctaaaataaaaaaatgcaaaaaataagGACACCAACCCCAAACCTTTTGAGGAATCCAACCTATGAAtggcttttttttaaaggtggtgttttaaagcattttaacaTTGAAAAATTACACAACTCTCCTTTAAATTGAGTATCATCCTAATCACCCTCATGACCCTTTTCCAACTGGTCAGCCCTGGAGGATCTTAGAGCTTAGTCCTAAGTCGATTCAGATGACCAGTTGGAAAAGGGCCATTGAGCTCCAGGGCCTTAACGGCTGATGCCTAAGCCCACTTGGGGTCACTCTGGTCGGTCAGAGGTTTAAATATGACTGGGATGAGTCACTGGAACTGAGGCATTGAAACACTATTGAGTGTCTTAGAGGCACGGCTGCTTTGTAACAGTGTATTTCTCTCACACATATGCCACACACATGACATCTAGTCAAATCACAGTTTGGACAAACATTTGTTTGTGgagcgaaaaaaaaaaaaaaaaaaactgggggAAATGCCATTGTTTACCACATTGGCAGGCCTATTATTGTCTTTGATCCATTGacacaataaatatttttgagataaaaatgtttcataactcaaatatttttcagtgtatatatatatatatatatatatatatatatatatatatatatatatatatatatatatatatatatatatatatatatatatatatatatatatatatatatatatatatatatatatatatatatatatatatatatataaataaaaaaagcaatctCAACAAACTGGAtggtaaacatttaaaagtgcaCAGACCACATCAAAAGTTTTAGAATAGGCATTGTGTTATATggttcaaaatacaaaataaatatccCACCCTccacatgcaaaaaaaaaaagaaaagaaaaaagaaaagaaatgaaaaAAGGAGGTGTTTAGTgaagattatttaaaaatatttaaactatatatatatatatatatatatatatatatataaatgtaaaaaaaaatacacaattttttttttaatactttctTCCAAATAATTGCAAAGGTATATACGCAGCTATTGTTTTTCTACATTAAATATGGCAGAAGGACTAATCTGATCTCCAACTCCAGACACAGTGGATAATTCACAGTTCAACGTCCAAAATGCATAGTTCTAGATGGATCTCTTCAGCTTTCAGCTGTCACTTACTCTTTTGGTACAGTATGTGGTTATTGAAATGACAAATATGGCAAAAACCTGATGgttaataaatagataaataaatgtccACACTATTTATCAACAAAGGCAATGTTTAACCCTCTTTTTTGTATGTAAGGATGTAAGGGGTCAAAATGTCACATTTGAATCTGGAATCCGAAATTGAATAGAATCTGGAACAGCAATAGTAGTGTGAGGACATTTACtcttgttttttacatttgtgttCAACTTGAGTTGGATGTGGACTTTTCTCCATACTTTTGCTCCAAGTTCTCCACAGTTAGATTGGACTAATTTTGGgctattttaaattattctGAGAGAAGAACTGTTATCATAGTTCTGCTGCTGGTGAGGTCACAGTAAGATTCTTCCAACATTCACTGTCTATCTGATGGTCTACTGTTAGTCATCCCATCCAAATTTCCTGCCAGTCATCTGGTAGAACTTCATGTTGAACGGCCTGTAGAAGTCTCGAAGTCTCTGCACGACCTCAGGGTCAATGTTTGGGTGAGTCCGCCCTTTGGTTTTACCCAGGCAATGTGGCTTGCTGCTGCCCTCCGCCTTTTTTAGACAAGGGAAACCCTTGGTCTGGTTGAAGTAGAAGTGTTTGTCTGTGATGATCCTCTTGAGCCCCAAGAAGTCCTGCACGCGCCCCAACTCTCCGGCCGGGTCGCTGATCAGCCGCTCTCCGCTCACGAACAGGATCTGGCTCATGGGGAAGAACTGCAGCCAGTTGTCCAGGTGTTTGGCGTAGATGCCGATCTGAATGGCGCTCCACGAGGTGTCGATCAACCCTGTAGTcctgtttttgaatgtcaggCTCTCAAAAGTAGGAATGTCTGGCTTCTTGGACAGTGTCTGTGTGTAGTCAGAGATGGCTCGTGTGACGGGGTCCCGGACCACCACGATCAGCTTGGTGCCGCGAGACATGGAGTAGATCCGGGCCGGAGCCTCGTGGGTCACGAAGTAGCTTGGAGTTTTCTCCATGGTGATCTGGCCCTCCAGGGTCTTCGGCATCAGGTCTCTGTAAAGAAACAGAGATAAATTGATGTAACTTGAGTAACAGTTTTGCTTAAAACTAGGGGTGTGACGAGATCTCTTGGTGAGGTGAAAAGCTGTCTCGCGTCATATTGTCATGATGGAGTGTGGGGGTGAAGTTAGGCTTCATCTTAGGATAGGCTGCATAGTTAACCATATCTTAGCTCAGTATTATGCTTGAAGAAAAATCCGGTCTCTTTGCACTTTGAAAATTGAGATAGTACTTTGATTATGGTTGCACTTATGGTTTGCAATTGATCTATGATCAGTTAGGAGTTTAGTTAGGAGGTCAAGAGTTGTAGAAActcataaatcatgtgcagTTCTAAAGTCTGAAGAGACAGTCATACAGGAGAGAAGCCAGTCAGTTGAGTTTGTGCTTGAGTTTTGTTGTCTTTAACTGCATATGATAATTCTTATTCAGAGAGTAGAACTGAAACGACATTCATTCAAGTCgattagttaaaacatttcaaaatgcaTCTGCAGACAATTTTTCTCGTCATGCATtgaggatttcttaaaaatactatGTAAAAATCTTGTCTCATCTTGTGAACCCAATCTCGTGTCTCGTCTTGTGAGTGTGTCATCACACACCTAACAACCaatatatacactactggtcaaaaCATAGCAGtgtatacatatttatatattgtcATGATTTATGACCATTTCACAACTTTTGTCAGTTGTTCAAGTGGTAAACTGTATCTAAATCTTTGTTCTCTCCTTTCCAAACAGCATTTAACACTCAGAGTTGATCTCAAAGTTGACCTCTGCTAATTTCTGAGAGAATAACTGCTTTTCTCAGAGGCTCTTAGTGCTAGACCATCAGGCACTGACCTGAACATCACATGATCCTATAGACCCTGTTTTCTATCATATTGGTTTCTTTTCCTTTGTAGCACATTTACTGACAAGCCGAATAATTGGCCAAAACTGCAAGACAGCTTATCTGACAAAAAATGTTTCTGCTCATGCTGGCTTTTAAGATAGTCCACTCTTAAGAAAAATgacaatttattttgttttcattaCAAGCCAGCAGAGGCATGTGATTTTCTCGTGTGCTATGCATTCTAGCCCTTTCGGAACTTGAAGAGGAAGAAAAGAGTCTAATCTGTTTGTCCATGCcgctctcactctctcttccCCACGGCTCTCTAGTGCCTTCAGGACACTGACCTGAACCAAAGAGGATAAAAGCAGTGGATTAATGATTTACAGCACTTCACTCTGCCATTTAGAGCCTCATAAGGCCCGTTCGCTTCAAATTCAGCCCAAGTGCAGAATGCCGCCCTCAATTATTTATCTCCCTTCACTAGGGGCTTTAGGCCCTGACAAAATGGCCTCCCTCAACCCCGATGGCAGTTTATGTGCTGTAATGGCATTAGTGGACCGGGGGTCAGCGGCTTTAGATAGCCCTTTAGGTCGCTCTGAAAAAGGCCCTTATTTTTCAGTGGCAATTGTATTTCTTGTCACATGCCACCACAAATTCAAACCTCCTGATAAAAACAAGAGCCTAGCGACTTTCCAGCATGTGGCAGCGAGTGTTTATGTGCTGTGCAGCTGGGCCGTTTCGCTCAAGTGAACACCGTAGGTTGCTGATTGAGTCGGGTGTGCAGCACTCCCACAGACGGAAGTTGTTACTGGGGCACAAATTAAAGTGGTGATGTAACACGCTGCAAAACTTTTAGCACATTAATAACTTGTTTTTCCATTTAGCCAATGTTTTAAGTGACTTTCAGTATGCTTATAACAGAGTTAGTATCCCAAAAATAACCTAGGATAAAGTGTTTTGCTCATGAGCATAACGATATTTCATGGAACGCATCTAATGAGGTTCAAACTTGTAGTGGTAGTCAGCTAGGAGTTTTAAAGTaatcgttcacccaaaaaatattaatattttactcATCTTCACAACGCACCCCCTATACAAAAATCCCAGgctgttattttcatttacattttttttattattaatttatatgtAACAGAGGACAGCTAGTAGTccagagacgctctagcgactgacgctagaggttgcaggctttagcctccttgtttgACCGTCCGTTTCCCATGCCGGTGGACCAGGGTTTGAGTCCTGCTTGGAGTGGGCGATtcaaacaggaggggttacattggtgccgtgacccggatgggagtgaggtttaggggactgagtgtaacagaggccaccTAGTAGTTGCTgagcgagtaaacctcactcctctgacctcaagagacggtctagcgactgacgcaagaggttgcagcctttagcctccctcatgccggcggacacgggttcgagtcccgcttggagTGTGTGATTCAAACAGGAGGGGTtgcattggtgccgtgacccggatgggagtgaggtttaggggactgagtgtaacagaggccagctagtagtagttgctgtgcgagtaaacctcactcctctgacctcaagagacgcacTAGCGACAAACGCTAGCGgctgcagcctttagcctcttTGTTAGAGCGTAGAGattctcatgccggcggaccagGGTCTGAGTTACGCTTAGAGCAGGCGGTATATACATATAGAGTGTATTATAATGTGCATCCTTTATTACTGTTGAGTTATGTGTAAAACCTAAAAAGTGTGATGTAATGTAAAGgtattgaaatgtaaatgtatattcTCTCATCATATTGTTTTGCATTTAAATGTGAcaaatttgtttgtttgatcCTTACTAGCATGCTTGTACATATTCAGTGTGACAGGTTGACTGAACTTCATAAATTCACCACTAAAGGTTTCTAAATATGCCACAAAGTCTCAGTACATTATGAAACCAAAAAGACAAATGTGCATATATAATTTATGGTGTTTAAAAAGAATTCAACACAATATAAACAAGCTGTGTGAGCTCCACCTGTCAGTTTGTGACGGGTAGATACCCAATGGCCAGGTGGGCACAGCTTGCTGATGTGGCATCATATCCTGCAGGTTCTGGGGCCATCAGGGACAAACTCTTTTATGAAAAAGACATGAGCTTGGTCCAAAGAtggcatttatatttaataagctGCATTCTTCTTGTTGTCAAGGCAAAATAGTTATGCTGAAAGTAAGTCCAGGTACCACTATCCCACAAATGAATTTAAAATCGTGGGTTTGGAAACTCTACAGGTGTCATTTTTCGTTATACTAcaagtcaaaagtttggggttgctAAGATTTTTTTATAGGTTTTTGAAATAAGCCTTGTATGCTCACCATGGCTACAAACTTTGGCTAAAAAACTATTATGATTACAATGCTggtttctgttttaaaaatataatgtatccctgtgatggcaaagctgaattgcTTCATTTTTATTCTTTCACTTTAGGCAAgacaaggcaaggcaagtttatatAGCACATTCCATACAacatggcaattcaaagtgattTACATATagaaaatgatttaaaatggtGATAATGCACAtgagaaataagaataccatgtgtaagaattaaaaataaaaacaagggtaattaaaacagttgtaaagagaattacaaaaataaaaataaaatggtgaTAAATAGATCTGCCTGATTCTCAAAATTTGGTGTCCGCTTGAAAACTTGTCTTCAAGCGGACACACTTCTTTGCACTGTCTGCTACCATTTTACTATTAACAAGAATGAACGAACcacactgctctccttttccaatAAAGGGACAGTActaaccaaaaataataatcagcagatgcattttacataaaaaaacaccTGAGACTGCTAACCTTCTCCTTATCTGTTCCAAGCAAGAATGGAAATCATAGGTTTGGGAAATATTCCTTTTAGAGTGCCCTAGCCGTTAGAAATGCAAGTACAAGAAGCCTGGAATCATCTTTTGGGATGCGATTGTTTGAACTAGACCAGCAGTCAGGATGAATCTTCTTTCTGTCACAGCACAAGGCCATTTCTCAGACATTAGAGCCCGTGGAGAGTTTAAAAGTTAAACAAACTCTTGTGTGCTTGTAAGTACCAAATGATATAagcaagagagagagggatAAGGGAGACCAGGGAAGACAGAGTGAAAGAGAAAAGATGGACAGCTTTCAGAGCTTTACCGTTCCCCGAGGGGCCGTATAAAAGGGAGGGTGCAAGTAAAAGAATATTTTCCTCCATTCCCTGGCTAGGGAAAGTGAGGCTTTTTCTAACAGATGTTTATTGGCGGCGCAAATGATGTAACACTTGAAGTAGCTTTGCCTCCGAGCACAAATGATTTACAGTCCTTTCAGAGCAGTGTTTGATGTCTTCTTCACGCTGTAAGAATATGACTCCCTGTACACACATTCAACCATTTAATACAGGCAGAAAGCCTCAGCCATTAAACACATCCGGTTCATTGCAGGGTCTGACACGTAGCGATCCAACTGAAGAATATCGGCCAAATGCTTTGTCTCATATACAGAAAATGagctttaaagggacagtttcacccaaaaataaaaattttctAAATTTACTCATGtacaaacctgcatgactttctACAGTGAAACACAAAATCAAATTTTAAATGCTGTCCTTCTAGGAGGTCTGATATTTgattcatgttttatttattcttttgaGTCAGATCTTTTCAAAGAATCATTTGCTTCTTGAGTTCAAATCAGAGAATTTggtaatattactttttttttgttggggAAGGTTAACtgtgaataaattaaatgttgGTTTGTTTCCCATCTAGAGCTATAGTGTAATAGTTGTGTAATATAGTGAATGATTCATTTGGAATGTTGTATGGTGAGTTTTGTGTCCTTTTTGAAGCTTGTAAAGCAAAATAAAACATCTCTACTTTTGTGctccacagaagaaaaaaaaagaaatgtgtaCCAGTTTGGACTAcgtgggggtgagtaaatgatcacaaaatgttcacttttgAGTGAACGTTCTCTTTAAGCAAAGCCAGTTATGTATtttctattattatatattggatctgaaatgcattcattttcatgAGCATATATTAAAATCtgcatgaaaaacaaacaaacatagtttttgttttttattattgaaaagGCACTATGGAATATTAAACAAATTCATTCAAAAGGCACTATGGCATATTACATAAATTCATTCAACCTTTTCTTAAAGCATTCTGCTCCATTTGTGTTTAATGCAAATGAACTGCTGCCAAGCATCTCTCTTCATATCAGACCAGATTTACGTCTTCCTgctagtgcaagtgtggtgtaTAGGAACAAACGGGGGCAAACGGCCGGTAATCACAAAGGGTACAGGGGCCACACCGCTGTAGATTCATGTCTCCCCATAGAGAGGTAAAGCACCCATAAATATCTTCCACAACTCCACGCTGGCAACCAGGGCAGATAATTGTCATCTAATTGGCTCAATATTTCTAGCCTTTGGCCAGAGAGTCTCTTTCTCtcattctttctctttttctcacCGCTGAACTCCAGTGGAGGTCAATGGAGTGTGTCTGTGATTTACAACGACCGCCACAGTCTGTGCGTGTATGAGTCTGtgtgttttgaaataacacGAATTAACTGCGACTGTCTGACTTTGTGACCCTGTCAGCCAGTACTTTATGTAGCTGCGATGGTTCACCTGTCCTGAAGCGGCCCGGAGGTTGCGAGTATATGCGAGAGCTAATCGCCGCTAACGGACAGCAGAGCAGGTGAGTGCTGGAAATGATATGTGTTTCCACTCCGAGATCACTCAACCATCAAGAAGGCTCTGGCTGTTGTGAAAGCCAAAAGCATTGCAAGCTATTATTGTGTGACATGTCTGCGAGCTTTTGTTATTTGACACCCGCGCAGTTTAGTGGCATAGAATTGTAGATTGTCGCATGTCATTTattgtagtgttttttttttttcacctcaCTTTTCAGCAAATGTCTCGCAGTTGCAAAGAGTGGCATCTGTGTGTGACATTAttttgcttaaagggatagttcacccaaaagtgatcccataatttactcaccctcaagccatcataggttctttcagacaaatacagtcagagttatattaaaaaatgtcctggctaatccaagctttataatggcagtgaatgacaGGCCAAAATGTGAAGCCCAGCTCGGCTCCGGGCggtaaataaaggccttctgaagtgaacccatgggtttgtgtaagaaaaatatccatatttaaaacttcataaaaaaaaaaatatctagcttcctcCAGACTGCCTTTCGTATTCAACTTGAGAAGAAAGTGTAaagcctctcgcagttcaaaacgctTATGCTACATCCGACGCCATCGTCACACAAGTTATGCATTTATCGTAGGTTGAATATGGAAGGTTGTCTGCCGGAAgctattttattttagaaagttttaaatatggatatttttaaatatataattaggAAATAACACAGAATGACCGAACATGACCATCCAAAAATAAGGCAATTCAATCTGAATTTAGGAAAGTGCAAAATtagcacaaaaaaactaaaaaagctacactgtaaaaaaaaaaagaaaaaaaaagtgacctGTTTGCCatacaattttgagttaattgaaattaaagctgctgtccgtaacttttttttgtgttcaagatttacaaaaattatataatgagaatttccaacatgaatccattttccaaaccgtgtttttgtcttaccctgaatcattatggtacacttataataattatttacattgggactatttcaggccagactggtaggtaccgctgcggaggagcacagtccctgcgtgatccgccataaacataaacagagagaagtagctccggctgcaatgctCTTCcacaagatgcatgcagttctgtttattaaccactagagcgcaaaaagttacggactgca is a genomic window containing:
- the si:ch211-216b21.2 gene encoding heparan sulfate glucosamine 3-O-sulfotransferase 3A1, with protein sequence MAFSRVFSDPPSKSICKTFAVMLLSILASLYFLHCLTDRCGTCIPTERRDTGPAEEFYASKLKDFGSLGRKRLFQKWTSTRPQLMRHSRLIHRLESVSEEDLPEIEAEKHIFQSNVQLSDSLDVDLETRGSYFDTGKLSSLGEGSKKLPQAIIIGVKKGGTRALLEFLRVHPDIRAVGAEPHFFDRNYDNGLDWYRDLMPKTLEGQITMEKTPSYFVTHEAPARIYSMSRGTKLIVVVRDPVTRAISDYTQTLSKKPDIPTFESLTFKNRTTGLIDTSWSAIQIGIYAKHLDNWLQFFPMSQILFVSGERLISDPAGELGRVQDFLGLKRIITDKHFYFNQTKGFPCLKKAEGSSKPHCLGKTKGRTHPNIDPEVVQRLRDFYRPFNMKFYQMTGRKFGWDD